The region GTTGATGGTCTCGGCCGCATCCATGGTGTGCAGGGTGGACATGACCAGGTGGCCGGTCTCGGCGGCGGTCATGGCCGTTTCGATGGTTTCGTAATCGCGCATCTCGCCCACCAGGATCACGTCCGGGTCCTGGCGCAGGGCCCCCTTGAGCGCCGCAGAGAAGCTCGGCGTGTCGGTGCCCACCTCCCGCTGGCTGATGATGCTCTTGTTGTCGCGGTGGAGAAACTCCACCGGGTCTTCGATGGTGATGATGTTGGCGGTACGGTTCTGATTGATGAAATCGATCATGGCCGCCAGGGTGCTCGACTTCCCGGAGCCGGTGGTGCCGGTCACCAGGATCAGGCCGCGCTCCTCCTGGCAGATCTTCTTCAGGACCGGCGGCAGGTTCAGGCCGTCCAGCGTCGGTATGGTGAAGGAGATGGTACGGAAGACCATGGCCACCGTGCCGCGCTGACGGTAGGCGCTGACCCTGAAACGCCCCAGCCCCGGCACGGCATAGGCCAGGTCCACTTCCGAGTTCTCCTCGAACAGGCGGCGCTGGCGGTCGTTCATCATGGCCTGGCACATGTCCACCACCACATCCGGCGAGA is a window of Geobacter sp. FeAm09 DNA encoding:
- a CDS encoding type IV pilus twitching motility protein PilT, which gives rise to MDLDEILTIAVKAKGSDIHIKTGLPPIVRIDGRLHPIPNTQRLSPDVVVDMCQAMMNDRQRRLFEENSEVDLAYAVPGLGRFRVSAYRQRGTVAMVFRTISFTIPTLDGLNLPPVLKKICQEERGLILVTGTTGSGKSSTLAAMIDFINQNRTANIITIEDPVEFLHRDNKSIISQREVGTDTPSFSAALKGALRQDPDVILVGEMRDYETIETAMTAAETGHLVMSTLHTMDAAETINRIIGVFPPYHQRQVRIQLSGIIKGVISQRLVPRADGKGRVPAVEVMLGTARVKEYIDDKEKTKQLHDAISQGFVTYGMQTFDQSLMKLYTTNLISYDEALRQSTNPDDFALKVSGISSTSDASWESFETQEDEAGEPRKLDIEKF